A stretch of Paludisphaera borealis DNA encodes these proteins:
- the galT gene encoding galactose-1-phosphate uridylyltransferase: MTWEQRWHPLREEWVIVAAHRNSRPWAGETVEGGAKAVPDYVASCPLCPGNVRVSGARNPDYRGVYVFDNDMPCVGPDAPRELERPAGFYRNAAAEGIARVVCYAPRHDLTLAELRRDQVVALLETWQAQYRELGGRPEVEHVLMFENKGEVVGVSNPHPHCQIYATNFVFKTIANEAAVARRFWDDHRRTMMEEIVAAEESDGRRIIARRGSALAFVPYFARYAYETFVTPRRPCASLADLSAAEVDDFAAVLHEVVIRFDNLWRAPFPYVMALHQAPTDGRTHDGFHFHIEFHPPLRKPNLLKYLAGPEIGGGSFLSDTAPEEKAAELRAVSPILYKHEAERTTHG, from the coding sequence ATGACGTGGGAGCAGCGCTGGCATCCGTTGCGGGAGGAGTGGGTGATCGTCGCGGCCCACCGGAACAGCCGGCCCTGGGCGGGCGAGACCGTGGAAGGGGGCGCGAAGGCGGTCCCCGACTACGTCGCGAGCTGTCCGCTCTGCCCCGGCAACGTCCGGGTGAGCGGCGCGCGGAACCCGGACTACCGGGGCGTTTACGTGTTCGACAACGACATGCCCTGCGTGGGCCCCGACGCGCCTCGCGAGCTGGAGCGGCCGGCGGGCTTCTACCGCAACGCGGCGGCGGAGGGGATCGCGCGGGTCGTCTGCTACGCCCCTCGGCACGACCTGACGCTCGCCGAGCTTCGGCGCGACCAGGTCGTCGCGCTGCTCGAAACCTGGCAGGCGCAGTACCGCGAGTTGGGCGGCCGGCCCGAGGTCGAGCACGTCTTGATGTTTGAGAACAAGGGCGAGGTCGTGGGGGTCTCCAACCCGCACCCGCACTGCCAGATCTACGCGACCAACTTCGTGTTCAAGACCATCGCCAACGAGGCGGCCGTCGCGCGGAGGTTCTGGGACGACCACCGCCGGACGATGATGGAGGAGATCGTCGCCGCCGAGGAGAGCGACGGCCGGCGGATCATCGCCCGGCGCGGCTCGGCGCTGGCGTTCGTCCCCTACTTCGCCCGTTACGCCTACGAGACGTTCGTCACGCCGCGAAGGCCGTGCGCCAGCCTCGCCGACCTGTCGGCCGCCGAGGTCGACGACTTCGCCGCCGTGCTCCACGAGGTCGTGATCCGGTTCGACAACCTCTGGCGCGCGCCGTTCCCGTACGTCATGGCCCTGCACCAGGCGCCGACCGACGGGCGGACTCACGACGGCTTTCATTTTCATATCGAGTTCCATCCTCCGCTTCGCAAGCCGAACCTCCTCAAGTACCTCGCCGGCCCCGAGATCGGCGGCGGCTCGTTCCTCAGCGACACCGCGCCCGAGGAGAAGGCCGCCGAGCTTCGCGCCGTCTCCCCGATCCTCTACAAGCACGAAGCGGAGAGAACGACGCATGGTTGA
- a CDS encoding biopolymer transporter ExbD — translation MWDVFHSDRLELVRGQSPEQISAGLASGEIRDDDLVRPSGTTVAWVRIAEVPELLQPPAEAPPPTPVPPPIPPPPSAEDLVSFPVLVDEAPAAAPALAWPVDDDYEDDDEEPKDDDYEEIGSDPAAPVPAEKIIPSWELTADDLRFDRTPPPSSSSHVALPVVRSRDAVPAVEVDDEDEDDEPVISLTRSGPPKVEELDLAAMVDVAFQLVLFFLVTATTILYKTLEIPKPSAEAPPSAVAQGRSQTLDDLKDDYILVEIDAEGNIKLDREPVAAQMESLAEQLRVAREKTGRKTMLLSAEFTTPHRSAVLAYDAANEIGLGIAIAKPAPPQGPAPALKPPAPAAKPAAPPS, via the coding sequence TTGTGGGACGTATTTCACTCCGATCGACTGGAGCTGGTTCGCGGCCAGTCGCCCGAGCAGATCAGCGCGGGGCTGGCCTCGGGCGAAATCCGCGACGACGACCTGGTCCGCCCGTCGGGAACCACCGTCGCTTGGGTCCGGATCGCCGAGGTCCCCGAACTTCTGCAACCGCCGGCCGAGGCTCCGCCCCCGACCCCGGTCCCGCCCCCGATCCCGCCCCCGCCGTCGGCCGAAGACCTGGTCTCGTTCCCCGTCCTGGTCGACGAAGCCCCGGCCGCCGCGCCGGCTCTCGCCTGGCCTGTTGACGACGATTATGAGGATGACGACGAGGAGCCCAAGGACGACGATTATGAGGAGATTGGCAGCGACCCGGCGGCACCGGTCCCGGCCGAGAAGATCATCCCCTCGTGGGAGCTGACCGCCGACGACCTGAGGTTCGACCGCACGCCTCCCCCGAGTTCCTCCAGCCACGTGGCGCTGCCGGTGGTTCGCTCGCGCGACGCCGTGCCGGCCGTCGAGGTGGACGACGAGGACGAGGATGACGAACCGGTCATCTCGCTGACCCGCTCGGGCCCGCCGAAGGTCGAGGAGCTGGACCTGGCGGCGATGGTCGACGTGGCGTTCCAGCTCGTGCTGTTCTTCCTGGTCACCGCGACGACGATCCTGTACAAGACCCTGGAGATCCCCAAGCCGTCGGCCGAGGCCCCGCCGAGCGCCGTCGCCCAGGGCCGCTCGCAGACGCTCGACGACCTGAAGGACGACTATATCCTGGTGGAGATCGACGCCGAGGGGAACATCAAGCTCGACCGCGAACCGGTCGCCGCCCAGATGGAGAGCCTCGCCGAGCAGCTCCGCGTCGCCCGCGAGAAGACCGGCCGCAAGACTATGCTCCTCTCCGCCGAATTCACCACCCCCCACCGCAGCGCCGTGCTCGCCTACGACGCCGCCAACGAGATCGGACTGGGAATCGCCATCGCCAAGCCCGCCCCGCCCCAGGGCCCCGCGCCCGCCCTCAAGCCGCCCGCCCCGGCCGCCAAGCCGGCAGCGCCCCCCTCCTGA
- a CDS encoding PQQ-binding-like beta-propeller repeat protein has product MHARSAFHLGLVLSVLGWTATADAQGPASRRVLGADRGRLAIIDARGDVEWEMPLKSQVHDLQLLPNGNILTHTGAATVVEINPAKEIVWSYTSAPRSGYNGPIEVHAVQRLDDGLTMIAETGNRRIIEVNREGKIVHSVDLKVEKPDSHRDTRLVRKLANGHYLVCQELDGAVHEYAPDGAIVWSYRLDLDGRPATPGHDGHGTEVFGALRLASGNTLIATGNGNRVIEVDPAGQVVWSIGHDELPGIHLKWVTSLAVLPNGHIVFGNTHAGPNNPQLIEVTRDKKVVWTLKDFHTFGNDLAAAVVLDEAGSAK; this is encoded by the coding sequence ATGCACGCACGATCCGCGTTCCACCTTGGGCTTGTTCTCTCCGTTCTGGGCTGGACCGCGACCGCGGACGCCCAGGGGCCCGCGTCGCGTCGTGTTCTGGGCGCGGATCGAGGGCGCCTGGCGATCATCGACGCCAGGGGGGACGTGGAATGGGAGATGCCGCTGAAGTCGCAAGTGCATGATCTGCAATTGCTGCCCAACGGCAACATCCTCACCCACACGGGCGCGGCGACCGTCGTCGAGATCAACCCCGCGAAGGAGATCGTCTGGTCCTACACCTCCGCACCCCGGTCCGGCTACAACGGCCCGATCGAAGTCCACGCGGTTCAGCGACTCGACGACGGCCTGACGATGATCGCCGAGACCGGCAACCGGCGGATCATCGAAGTGAACCGCGAGGGCAAGATCGTCCACTCCGTCGACCTGAAGGTGGAAAAACCGGATTCGCACCGAGACACCCGGCTCGTTCGCAAGCTGGCGAACGGCCACTATCTCGTCTGCCAGGAACTCGACGGAGCCGTTCACGAATACGCCCCCGACGGCGCCATCGTCTGGTCGTACCGGCTCGACCTGGACGGCCGCCCGGCGACCCCCGGCCACGACGGCCACGGAACCGAGGTTTTTGGCGCTCTGAGACTCGCCAGCGGCAACACCCTGATCGCGACCGGCAACGGCAATCGCGTGATCGAGGTCGACCCCGCCGGCCAAGTCGTCTGGAGCATCGGCCACGACGAGCTGCCGGGCATCCACCTGAAGTGGGTCACCTCGCTCGCCGTGCTTCCCAACGGCCACATCGTCTTCGGCAACACCCACGCCGGCCCCAACAACCCCCAACTGATTGAAGTCACCCGAGATAAAAAGGTCGTCTGGACCCTCAAAGATTTCCACACGTTCGGCAACGACCTCGCCGCGGCGGTCGTTTTGGACGAGGCTGGCTCGGCGAAGTAA
- a CDS encoding MotA/TolQ/ExbB proton channel family protein, translating into MSVTRIIDSFGYVIYGALAFLAVWGGYNAILLYRSLGKKTLKDPKPLILQIQELCQARKFDAAISVCQSPAYWHTALGQLIAVALKNRSKPLAKTKQLLVTEFHTEVIAEMENRLGSVSTIVRMGPLLGLVGTVASMIAAFGRIGSSAKVNPNALASDISLALWATGAGLLIANPMMLIGNDVHAKLRRLRDRTERQLQDVLDILEPIEAQDAAAAARASRPGEPAPAPARATSPR; encoded by the coding sequence ATGAGCGTCACCAGGATCATCGATTCGTTCGGCTACGTCATCTATGGGGCCCTCGCGTTCCTGGCGGTCTGGGGCGGGTACAACGCGATCTTGCTGTACCGCTCGCTGGGCAAGAAAACGCTCAAGGACCCCAAGCCCCTGATCCTTCAGATCCAGGAGCTTTGCCAGGCCCGCAAGTTCGACGCCGCGATCAGCGTCTGCCAGAGCCCGGCCTACTGGCACACGGCGCTCGGCCAGTTGATCGCCGTCGCGCTCAAGAACCGGAGCAAGCCGCTGGCGAAGACTAAGCAGCTCCTGGTCACCGAGTTTCACACCGAGGTGATCGCCGAGATGGAGAACCGGCTTGGGTCGGTTTCAACGATTGTGCGGATGGGGCCGCTTCTCGGGCTGGTCGGCACGGTCGCCAGTATGATCGCGGCGTTCGGACGGATCGGCAGCTCGGCGAAGGTGAACCCCAACGCGCTGGCGTCCGACATCAGCCTGGCGCTCTGGGCCACCGGGGCGGGGCTCTTGATCGCCAACCCGATGATGCTGATCGGCAACGACGTCCACGCCAAGCTGCGGCGGCTCCGCGACCGGACCGAGCGGCAGTTGCAGGACGTCCTCGACATCCTCGAACCCATCGAAGCCCAGGACGCCGCCGCCGCGGCCCGAGCCTCGCGTCCCGGCGAGCCCGCCCCGGCCCCGGCCCGAGCGACGTCCCCGCGCTAG
- the galE gene encoding UDP-glucose 4-epimerase GalE: protein MNVLVSGGAGYVGSHAARMLANAGHEVWAYDNLVFGHRGAVAPGRLIEGDLLDRPKLEAALKAHKIDAVMHFAAFAYVGESVTDPGKYYHNNVVGTLSLMDAMRAVGVRRIVFSSTCATYGEPESVPIRESQAQNPINPYGYTKLVIERALADYAKAYKWGYAALRYFNASGASADGDLGEDHDPETHLIPLVLQVALGQREHITIFGDKLPTPDGTCIRDYIHVDDLASAHISALERLEPGTEFKCNLGTGQGTSVKEVVDACRRITGHAIPAVIAGPRAGDPPALVADASLARRELGWTPRFTSIAPIVESAWRWHQKHPNGYGD from the coding sequence ATGAATGTGCTTGTTTCGGGAGGCGCGGGCTACGTCGGCTCGCACGCGGCGCGGATGCTGGCGAATGCCGGCCACGAGGTCTGGGCCTATGACAACCTCGTCTTCGGCCATCGCGGCGCCGTCGCGCCGGGGCGGCTGATCGAGGGGGACCTGCTCGACCGGCCGAAGCTGGAAGCGGCCCTGAAAGCCCATAAGATCGACGCCGTGATGCACTTCGCGGCTTTCGCCTACGTGGGCGAGTCGGTGACCGATCCGGGGAAGTATTATCATAACAACGTCGTCGGCACGCTTTCGCTGATGGACGCCATGCGGGCCGTGGGGGTGCGGCGGATTGTCTTTTCGAGCACCTGCGCGACCTACGGCGAGCCCGAGAGCGTCCCCATTCGCGAGTCCCAGGCCCAGAACCCCATCAATCCGTATGGATACACCAAGCTGGTGATCGAGCGCGCCCTGGCCGACTACGCCAAGGCGTACAAGTGGGGTTACGCCGCGCTGCGGTACTTCAACGCGTCGGGCGCCTCGGCCGACGGCGACCTCGGCGAGGACCACGACCCCGAGACCCACCTGATCCCGCTGGTGCTCCAGGTCGCGCTCGGCCAGCGCGAGCACATCACGATCTTCGGCGACAAGCTCCCCACGCCCGACGGCACCTGCATCCGCGACTATATCCACGTCGACGACCTGGCCTCGGCCCACATCTCGGCCCTCGAACGCCTGGAGCCGGGGACCGAGTTCAAGTGCAACCTCGGCACCGGCCAGGGGACGAGCGTCAAGGAGGTCGTCGACGCCTGCCGCCGGATCACCGGCCACGCGATCCCGGCCGTGATCGCCGGCCCCCGCGCCGGCGACCCGCCGGCCCTCGTCGCCGACGCCAGCCTCGCCCGCCGCGAACTGGGCTGGACCCCCCGGTTCACCAGCATCGCGCCGATCGTCGAATCCGCCTGGCGATGGCATCAGAAGCACCCCAACGGCTACGGCGACTGA
- a CDS encoding carbon-nitrogen hydrolase family protein, protein MDSGSTIRVAAVQMEPMLGQVGRNLGRIVAGLEHAASEGARLAVFPECALSGYGFESREDGYAHAVAVDGPEVAAIAEVAGRTGCGCVFGFLEKDGEKLYNACALVGPVGVVGTYRKIHLPYLGIDMHVDPGDRPLAVHEINGLRIGVQICYDGSFPEASRVLALLGADLIALPTNWPTSAECAAEHMIPTRAMENTVYAMAVNRVGVESGFRFIGASSIADPPGNVMARAGDSSETTLFADIDPEKARTKRLVRVPGRHEINRIADRRPAFYGPLVEPNDR, encoded by the coding sequence ATGGACTCAGGATCGACGATTCGCGTGGCGGCGGTGCAGATGGAGCCGATGCTTGGGCAGGTGGGCCGCAACCTCGGGCGGATCGTCGCCGGGTTGGAGCATGCGGCGAGCGAAGGGGCGAGGCTGGCGGTTTTCCCCGAATGCGCGCTGTCGGGCTACGGGTTCGAGAGTCGGGAAGACGGGTACGCCCACGCGGTCGCGGTCGACGGGCCGGAGGTGGCGGCGATCGCCGAGGTCGCCGGAAGGACCGGCTGCGGCTGCGTGTTTGGGTTCCTGGAGAAGGACGGCGAGAAGCTTTACAACGCCTGCGCCCTCGTCGGGCCCGTCGGGGTCGTGGGGACGTATCGGAAGATCCACCTGCCGTATCTGGGGATCGACATGCACGTCGACCCCGGCGACCGTCCGCTGGCCGTCCACGAGATCAACGGCCTCCGGATCGGCGTCCAGATCTGCTACGACGGCTCGTTCCCCGAGGCTTCGCGCGTGCTCGCGCTGCTGGGCGCCGACCTGATCGCGTTGCCGACTAACTGGCCCACGTCGGCCGAGTGCGCGGCGGAGCACATGATCCCGACCCGCGCCATGGAGAACACGGTCTACGCCATGGCCGTGAACCGCGTCGGCGTCGAGAGCGGGTTCCGGTTCATCGGCGCCAGCTCGATCGCCGATCCGCCGGGGAACGTCATGGCCAGGGCCGGCGATTCCTCCGAGACGACCCTCTTCGCGGATATCGACCCCGAGAAGGCGCGGACCAAGCGCCTCGTCCGCGTCCCCGGCCGCCACGAGATCAATCGAATCGCCGACCGCCGCCCCGCCTTCTACGGCCCGCTGGTCGAGCCCAACGACCGTTGA
- a CDS encoding GNAT family N-acetyltransferase, whose protein sequence is MLDNPVWNALATRHAHFALGAGRVKRYPADVAPFLATAGGEAVDSDESADLATPGEALYLMEVNPSPPAGWEVERRSALLQMVHERRVEATPIGDDYSVLGPGDVPDMLELTALAFPGYFRSRTIEMGTYFGVRRDGRLVAMAGQRMFLDGCREVSGVCTHPDHRGRGHASRLITLVVDEILQDGLTPFLHVAGDNAGARTAYEKLGFVVRRELSLLRVRRF, encoded by the coding sequence ATGCTCGACAATCCCGTCTGGAATGCTCTTGCGACCCGCCACGCGCATTTCGCCCTGGGAGCCGGGCGGGTGAAGCGTTATCCCGCCGACGTGGCGCCGTTCCTCGCGACCGCTGGCGGCGAGGCCGTCGACAGCGACGAGTCGGCGGACCTGGCGACGCCCGGCGAGGCGCTTTATTTGATGGAAGTGAATCCGTCGCCGCCTGCCGGCTGGGAGGTCGAACGCCGCTCCGCGCTGTTGCAGATGGTGCACGAGCGCCGCGTCGAGGCGACGCCGATCGGCGACGATTACTCCGTCCTCGGGCCGGGCGACGTACCGGACATGCTGGAACTGACGGCGCTGGCGTTCCCCGGATACTTCCGGTCGCGGACCATCGAGATGGGGACCTATTTCGGCGTCCGTCGAGACGGCCGGCTGGTCGCGATGGCGGGCCAGCGGATGTTCCTGGACGGCTGTCGCGAGGTCAGCGGCGTCTGCACGCATCCCGACCACCGAGGCCGGGGCCACGCGAGTCGGCTCATCACCTTGGTCGTCGACGAAATCCTCCAAGACGGCCTGACGCCGTTCCTGCACGTGGCCGGCGACAACGCCGGTGCGAGGACCGCGTACGAAAAGCTCGGCTTCGTCGTGCGCCGCGAGCTGTCGCTGCTTCGCGTCCGTCGATTCTGA
- a CDS encoding ExbD/TolR family protein — translation MLLRRESTEERDEHIDMTPMVDVVFQLMTFMLFSSQMSGGELVDVPPARHGVGVEESAATFLTLLKPGPGEAEAQLLLGHGKGPRATLDQARDAVAEAARNGIHKVILQADGDVPHGKVLEAAAAVSQVEGVTVHVGVQEAANATGAPEP, via the coding sequence ATGCTGCTTCGCCGCGAATCGACCGAGGAGCGTGACGAGCACATCGACATGACGCCGATGGTCGACGTCGTGTTCCAGCTCATGACGTTCATGCTGTTCTCGTCCCAGATGTCCGGCGGCGAGCTGGTCGACGTCCCCCCGGCGCGGCACGGGGTCGGGGTCGAGGAGTCGGCGGCGACGTTCCTCACCCTGCTCAAGCCGGGGCCGGGCGAGGCCGAAGCCCAGCTCCTTCTGGGGCACGGCAAGGGGCCGAGGGCCACGCTCGACCAGGCCCGCGACGCGGTGGCCGAGGCCGCCCGCAACGGCATCCACAAGGTGATCCTTCAGGCCGACGGCGACGTCCCCCACGGCAAGGTGCTCGAAGCCGCCGCCGCCGTCTCGCAGGTCGAGGGCGTCACCGTCCACGTCGGCGTTCAGGAAGCCGCGAACGCGACCGGGGCCCCGGAACCCTGA
- a CDS encoding ThuA domain-containing protein, giving the protein MHYAMLALLAAASLIPASVDEAPKAPVKVLLVTGVDHPAHEWKKSAPALRDVLEDGGRCAVRIVEDPEVLGTDVVFDYDVVVIHFRNDKPLARDRQARANLTKLADQGRGLVLIHFACGAFGGSADYEELAGMVWDGKNTHDPRGAFTVHVVDAGHPITAGLGDFTTDDELYIGLEERRPVHVLASAQSKVTGRDHPMAFTVEQGPGRVFHSALGHDARALQVPAAAELIRRGTLWTAGRTP; this is encoded by the coding sequence GTGCACTATGCGATGCTCGCCCTACTTGCCGCCGCCTCGCTCATCCCGGCTTCCGTCGACGAGGCCCCCAAGGCGCCGGTGAAGGTGCTGCTGGTGACTGGCGTCGATCATCCGGCCCACGAGTGGAAGAAGTCGGCGCCGGCGCTGCGCGACGTGCTAGAGGACGGCGGGCGGTGCGCGGTTCGGATCGTCGAAGACCCGGAAGTGCTGGGGACGGACGTGGTCTTCGACTACGACGTGGTGGTGATCCACTTTCGCAACGACAAGCCGCTGGCGCGCGACCGGCAGGCGCGGGCCAACCTGACGAAGCTGGCGGACCAGGGGAGGGGGCTTGTGTTGATCCACTTCGCCTGCGGCGCGTTCGGCGGATCGGCCGATTACGAGGAGCTGGCGGGCATGGTCTGGGACGGCAAGAATACGCACGATCCGCGTGGGGCGTTCACGGTCCACGTCGTCGACGCCGGCCATCCGATCACGGCGGGCCTGGGCGACTTCACGACCGACGACGAGCTGTACATCGGGCTTGAAGAGCGCCGGCCGGTCCACGTGCTGGCTTCGGCCCAGTCGAAGGTGACGGGCCGCGACCACCCGATGGCGTTCACCGTCGAGCAGGGCCCCGGCCGCGTCTTCCACTCGGCCCTCGGCCATGACGCCCGGGCGCTCCAGGTCCCAGCCGCCGCCGAGCTGATCCGCCGCGGCACGCTCTGGACGGCGGGACGCACGCCCTGA
- a CDS encoding galactokinase, which translates to MVEPGTFPDEEAEVDAFIARLKVGGEPGASLPWFDPAEPFVVARAPGRLDVMGGIADYSGSLVLQRPIREAALAAAQHDPAPGLRIVSLAADGGPARTLAIDGGTLDRFFNEGCGAARDWFAARPDDHWGSYIAGVVVVLARDGGAPPGGGLRVVIDSQVPEAKGVSSSAALEVAAMSAIAGLLEVPLSGEQTALLCQKAENQVVGAACGIMDQMTAAVGRSGSLLALLCQPAEVQGFIRPHESIGFWGIDSGIRHAVTGGDYTSVRIGAFMGYRILAELQGLPTAGPNRAGLMWVDDERWSGRLANVDPAEFVSRFAELLPRTMRGDAFLAQYGGTTDPATRVDPSRTYAVRWPATHAVHEHNRVVRFAALLAYEPDDDLLGELGEMMATSHESYSICGLGSDGTDLLVDLVRAAGSDAGLFGAKITGGGSGGTVAVLGRADAGDEVARIARTYEERTGRPAHVFSGSSAGAEAFGVRRVPR; encoded by the coding sequence ATGGTTGAGCCCGGGACGTTCCCCGACGAAGAGGCGGAAGTCGATGCATTCATCGCCCGGCTGAAGGTCGGCGGCGAGCCGGGCGCGTCGCTTCCATGGTTCGATCCAGCCGAGCCGTTCGTCGTCGCCCGCGCGCCGGGGCGGCTCGACGTGATGGGGGGGATCGCCGATTACTCGGGATCGCTCGTCCTCCAGCGACCGATCCGCGAAGCCGCCCTGGCCGCGGCCCAGCACGACCCGGCGCCGGGCTTGCGGATCGTCAGCCTCGCGGCCGACGGCGGCCCGGCTCGCACGCTGGCGATCGACGGCGGCACGCTCGATCGGTTCTTCAACGAGGGGTGCGGCGCCGCCCGCGACTGGTTCGCCGCGCGGCCCGACGACCACTGGGGATCGTACATCGCCGGGGTCGTCGTCGTGCTGGCCCGGGACGGCGGCGCGCCCCCCGGCGGCGGGCTGCGGGTCGTGATCGATTCGCAGGTGCCGGAGGCCAAGGGGGTCAGCTCGTCGGCCGCGCTCGAAGTCGCGGCGATGTCCGCCATCGCCGGGTTGTTGGAGGTTCCCCTCTCCGGCGAACAGACCGCCCTGCTCTGCCAGAAGGCCGAGAACCAGGTCGTCGGCGCGGCCTGCGGGATCATGGACCAGATGACCGCGGCCGTCGGCCGTTCCGGCTCGCTGCTGGCCCTGCTCTGCCAGCCGGCCGAGGTCCAGGGCTTCATCCGTCCCCACGAATCGATCGGCTTCTGGGGGATCGACTCGGGCATCCGGCACGCGGTCACGGGGGGCGACTACACGTCGGTGCGCATCGGGGCGTTCATGGGATATCGCATCCTCGCCGAGCTGCAAGGCTTGCCGACCGCCGGGCCGAACCGCGCCGGTCTCATGTGGGTCGACGACGAACGGTGGTCGGGCCGGCTGGCGAACGTCGACCCCGCCGAGTTCGTCAGCCGGTTCGCCGAACTGCTGCCGAGGACCATGCGGGGCGACGCCTTCCTCGCGCAGTACGGCGGCACGACCGACCCGGCCACGCGGGTCGATCCCAGCCGAACCTACGCCGTGCGCTGGCCGGCGACCCACGCGGTCCACGAGCACAATCGGGTCGTCCGGTTCGCCGCGCTGCTGGCGTACGAGCCCGACGACGACCTCCTCGGCGAGCTGGGCGAGATGATGGCCACCTCGCACGAGAGTTATTCGATCTGCGGACTGGGCTCCGACGGCACCGATCTGCTGGTCGACTTGGTCCGCGCGGCGGGTTCCGACGCGGGCCTGTTCGGCGCCAAGATCACCGGCGGCGGCAGCGGCGGGACCGTCGCCGTCCTGGGCCGAGCCGACGCCGGAGACGAGGTCGCGCGGATCGCCCGGACCTACGAGGAGCGCACGGGTCGCCCTGCGCACGTCTTCTCGGGCTCCTCGGCCGGGGCCGAAGCCTTCGGCGTCCGCCGCGTCCCGCGCTGA
- a CDS encoding DNA integrity scanning protein DisA nucleotide-binding domain protein, translated as MTPTNVSKGTAPLPILSIAAEAAQRLGAAGVLVMPEGPLEWDLVRSVTNGDVDFLLASSSDRQVEAIKKAGLTAIELEPTEAGIAERITLALIEAVANDLLKAGARVVVVYSGFEAEALDSITVIRLGEHLERLSARDLRALETSVPFETLKAVVDTAVEIGREGREGKAVGSLIVVGDVRNVLARTRPLGFDPFKGYRRKERNVRDLRVREAIKEIAQMDGAFIVARDGTVEAACRLIDAPVAGLTLPKGLGTRHWAAAAITAVTKAVAVVVSQSNGTVRLFQDGEVILRIAPMRHARAMKWQDAESEPAPPRERDRERERDRDKEKEKEKDKDKSPPAKSSENGPVAAPRSS; from the coding sequence GTGACGCCCACCAACGTCTCGAAGGGGACGGCTCCGCTGCCGATCTTGTCGATCGCCGCGGAAGCCGCCCAGCGGTTGGGCGCGGCGGGCGTGCTGGTAATGCCCGAGGGGCCGCTGGAGTGGGACCTCGTGCGCTCCGTCACCAACGGCGACGTCGATTTCCTCCTGGCCAGCTCGTCCGATCGGCAGGTCGAGGCGATCAAGAAGGCCGGCCTGACGGCGATCGAGCTGGAGCCGACCGAGGCGGGCATCGCCGAGCGGATCACCCTGGCCCTGATCGAGGCCGTCGCCAACGACCTGCTCAAGGCGGGCGCCCGCGTGGTCGTCGTCTACTCGGGCTTCGAGGCCGAGGCGCTCGACTCGATCACCGTGATCCGCCTGGGCGAGCACCTCGAACGGCTCTCCGCCCGCGATCTCCGGGCGCTCGAAACCTCGGTCCCGTTCGAGACCCTCAAGGCCGTGGTCGACACGGCGGTCGAGATCGGTCGTGAAGGTCGCGAAGGCAAGGCGGTCGGCTCGCTGATCGTCGTCGGCGACGTTCGCAACGTCCTGGCACGCACCCGGCCGCTCGGCTTCGACCCCTTCAAGGGCTACCGTCGCAAGGAACGCAACGTCCGCGACCTCCGCGTTCGCGAGGCGATCAAGGAGATCGCCCAGATGGACGGCGCGTTCATCGTCGCCCGCGACGGCACCGTCGAGGCCGCTTGCCGGCTGATCGACGCCCCCGTCGCCGGCCTGACCCTGCCCAAGGGGCTGGGGACCCGGCACTGGGCCGCCGCCGCCATCACCGCCGTAACCAAGGCCGTGGCGGTCGTCGTCAGCCAGTCGAACGGCACCGTCCGCCTCTTCCAGGACGGCGAGGTCATCCTCCGCATCGCCCCCATGCGCCACGCCCGGGCGATGAAGTGGCAGGACGCCGAGAGCGAACCCGCCCCCCCTCGCGAACGCGACCGCGAGCGGGAACGGGACCGCGACAAGGAGAAGGAGAAAGAGAAGGACAAGGACAAGTCCCCGCCCGCCAAGTCCTCCGAAAACGGTCCCGTCGCGGCTCCTCGATCGAGCTGA